A window of the Corynebacterium minutissimum genome harbors these coding sequences:
- the rpmA gene encoding 50S ribosomal protein L27: MAHKKGASSSSNGRDSESKRLGVKRFGGQQVKAGEIIVRQRGTKFHPGENVGRGGDDTLFALAAGSVEFGVKRGRRMVNIVPADEVAAEATA, from the coding sequence ATGGCACACAAGAAGGGTGCTTCCAGCTCCAGCAACGGTCGCGATTCCGAGTCCAAGCGCCTCGGCGTCAAGCGCTTCGGTGGTCAGCAGGTTAAGGCCGGCGAGATCATCGTGCGTCAGCGCGGCACCAAGTTCCACCCAGGTGAGAACGTTGGTCGCGGCGGCGACGATACCCTGTTCGCTCTTGCTGCCGGCTCTGTTGAGTTCGGCGTTAAGCGCGGCCGCCGCATGGTTAACATCGTGCCGGCCGACGAGGTCGCTGCAGAAGCTACTGCCTAA
- a CDS encoding translation initiation factor IF-2 N-terminal domain-containing protein, whose protein sequence is MASKKKEEVRSQSALAAAVARIDRDALAPKTRLYALAKQLGVASKDLVKQFADMGMKKSAQSSATPEEIGQLIDALAPTTHTKAEAAADEQIEDKANEETAAAEASAEASAEEKSTKTAPKKRAKRAAKRVAKADKTEKAAKETKTAKPKKDKPKKDKPAKEDSSSQPEDSADTVAEQPQQPVQSEQLSEDEEKLRERVRKNVDNEISQIVDKVDAEMLHEALAESGDDFDEDDLTPLITPMPEEEPEVYEYAPVFMAPKATPKPKRQKPEDLDDADDSDEDAAPSTRQRGRRRGSRGTSRGRGAEGHSGDSRGAELIDEPKAIKGSTRIEAQRRRRAELREKGRERQHIVSQAEFLARRESVERTMVVRDKQRTDGAGIITQVGVLEDDLLVEHFVTTESHPSQIGNIYLGRVQNVLPSMEAAFVDIGQGRNGVLYAGDVDWRALGIGGRGRKIENALKSGDQILVQVAKDPIGHKGARLTTQISLAGRFLVYVPGGRSAGISRKLPAPERKRLKGILERVIPGDGGAIIRTAAENVPEEDIATDVNRLHSLWEDISARAAHEKATKGAKPVTMYEEPDLLIKVVRDLFNEDFSTLVVDGKRSYNTVSAYVDSMAHDLADRVVRYDAREHDGEDAFSTYRIDEQLHKALSRKVWLPSGGTLIIERTEAMTVIDVNTGKFTGSGGNLEETVTRNNLEAAEEIVRQMRLRDMGGMIVVDFIDMVLPENQDLVLRRLKEALGRDRTRHQVSEVTSLGLVQMTRKRVGTGLVETFSTECEACNGRGIIIHEYPVDEELEEENSKPQRRGRKERRAPHRDPKQHPAAVRMHRHDDDDENTSGVDADDADAVENKDSALEDLVANVVVVDSDDDASGRDGDDEVDAGTPDSASIGYAVAESMEPKKSKRSRKPRRATRTSRTSEKKAEVQSPSHEEQPKQRSRQTYEEAVEEFEKSPRRKRRTRGNSRSDVRPKREDFEHEPQASKAADEQGSSTAAVQESAKPQESGKGDVTTARSSRGRGRRRAVRRSMKSQQSVVIEEASQASKSRQRDETPAREKEGGSKGASARRRGARGRRRVTRRSSR, encoded by the coding sequence ATGGCATCCAAGAAAAAAGAAGAAGTACGTAGTCAATCGGCTCTGGCAGCGGCGGTAGCGAGGATTGACCGTGACGCACTTGCGCCCAAAACCCGCCTGTACGCCCTAGCTAAGCAACTGGGCGTGGCCTCCAAGGACCTGGTTAAGCAGTTTGCGGATATGGGTATGAAAAAGTCGGCGCAGTCCTCGGCAACGCCAGAGGAGATTGGGCAACTTATAGACGCCCTCGCCCCCACCACCCACACCAAGGCTGAGGCCGCCGCCGACGAGCAGATCGAGGATAAAGCCAACGAAGAAACCGCAGCCGCAGAGGCCTCAGCCGAGGCATCGGCTGAGGAAAAGTCGACTAAGACTGCCCCGAAGAAGCGGGCTAAGCGCGCGGCGAAGCGCGTTGCCAAGGCCGACAAGACGGAGAAGGCGGCTAAGGAAACTAAGACAGCAAAGCCGAAAAAGGATAAGCCGAAGAAGGACAAGCCTGCGAAGGAAGACTCGTCCAGCCAGCCGGAGGACTCCGCGGATACCGTTGCGGAACAGCCACAACAGCCCGTCCAGTCTGAGCAGCTGAGCGAAGACGAGGAGAAGCTGCGCGAGCGCGTGCGCAAGAACGTTGACAACGAAATCTCGCAGATCGTGGACAAGGTCGACGCTGAGATGTTGCACGAGGCACTCGCGGAATCCGGTGATGACTTCGATGAAGATGACCTCACCCCGCTGATTACCCCGATGCCGGAGGAGGAACCGGAGGTCTACGAGTACGCACCAGTGTTCATGGCGCCGAAGGCGACCCCGAAGCCGAAGCGTCAGAAGCCTGAGGACCTGGATGACGCCGATGATTCTGATGAGGACGCAGCACCGTCGACGCGGCAGCGTGGTCGCCGTCGCGGCAGTCGCGGTACCTCGCGTGGGCGCGGTGCCGAGGGGCACAGTGGTGACAGCCGTGGGGCTGAGCTTATCGACGAACCCAAGGCCATCAAGGGCTCGACCCGCATCGAAGCCCAACGCCGCCGCCGCGCTGAGCTGCGTGAGAAGGGTCGCGAGCGCCAGCACATCGTCTCCCAAGCCGAATTCCTAGCTCGCCGGGAATCGGTGGAGCGCACGATGGTGGTGCGTGACAAGCAGCGCACCGACGGTGCCGGAATTATTACCCAGGTCGGTGTCTTGGAGGATGACCTCCTTGTCGAGCACTTTGTCACGACCGAATCTCACCCCTCCCAGATTGGCAACATCTACCTCGGCCGCGTACAGAACGTCCTGCCCTCGATGGAGGCCGCCTTCGTTGATATCGGGCAGGGGCGAAATGGTGTGCTGTATGCGGGAGACGTCGATTGGCGCGCGCTCGGCATTGGGGGGCGTGGCCGCAAGATTGAAAATGCCCTGAAGTCCGGTGATCAGATTCTGGTCCAGGTGGCCAAGGACCCGATCGGCCACAAGGGCGCACGCCTGACTACCCAGATTTCCCTGGCTGGTCGTTTCCTGGTCTATGTTCCGGGCGGGCGCAGCGCAGGTATTTCCCGTAAGCTTCCGGCCCCAGAGCGCAAGCGCCTCAAGGGGATCCTGGAGCGCGTCATTCCGGGCGATGGCGGCGCCATCATCCGTACCGCGGCGGAAAATGTTCCGGAAGAAGACATTGCTACCGACGTCAACCGTCTGCACTCCCTGTGGGAGGACATCAGCGCCCGCGCGGCACATGAGAAAGCCACCAAGGGCGCCAAGCCGGTGACGATGTATGAGGAGCCGGACCTGCTCATCAAGGTTGTGCGTGACCTGTTTAACGAGGACTTCAGCACCCTTGTCGTCGACGGCAAACGTTCTTATAACACGGTGAGCGCCTACGTGGATTCCATGGCGCACGACTTGGCGGATCGCGTCGTGCGCTACGACGCCCGTGAGCACGATGGCGAGGATGCCTTCAGCACCTACCGTATTGACGAGCAGCTGCACAAGGCTCTTAGCCGCAAGGTCTGGCTGCCCTCGGGCGGCACCCTCATCATCGAGCGCACCGAGGCCATGACGGTTATTGACGTCAACACCGGTAAGTTCACGGGCTCCGGTGGCAACCTTGAGGAAACCGTCACGCGCAACAACCTCGAGGCTGCCGAGGAGATCGTGCGCCAGATGCGCCTGCGCGATATGGGCGGCATGATCGTCGTCGACTTCATCGACATGGTTCTGCCGGAAAACCAGGATCTCGTCCTGCGTCGACTGAAGGAAGCACTGGGGCGCGACCGCACTCGCCACCAGGTTTCCGAGGTGACCTCGCTGGGCTTAGTGCAGATGACCCGCAAGCGCGTCGGTACCGGCCTAGTTGAGACCTTCTCGACCGAGTGTGAAGCCTGCAACGGCCGCGGCATTATCATCCACGAGTACCCAGTGGATGAGGAGCTGGAGGAGGAGAACTCCAAGCCGCAGCGCCGAGGCCGTAAGGAGCGCCGCGCGCCACACCGCGATCCGAAGCAGCACCCGGCTGCCGTGCGTATGCACCGTCATGATGATGACGACGAAAATACTTCTGGTGTCGACGCAGATGATGCAGATGCAGTAGAAAATAAGGATTCTGCGCTCGAGGATCTTGTGGCCAACGTGGTGGTCGTCGACTCCGACGACGACGCCTCCGGCCGCGACGGCGATGACGAGGTCGACGCCGGCACACCGGACAGCGCGTCCATCGGCTACGCCGTGGCGGAGAGCATGGAGCCGAAGAAGTCGAAGCGCTCCCGCAAGCCGCGCCGGGCAACACGCACCTCGCGCACCTCCGAGAAGAAGGCCGAGGTTCAGAGTCCGTCGCACGAAGAGCAGCCGAAGCAACGCTCGCGCCAGACCTACGAGGAGGCCGTCGAGGAATTCGAGAAGTCACCGCGCCGCAAGCGCCGCACGCGCGGCAACTCGCGTTCTGACGTCCGCCCGAAGCGTGAGGACTTCGAGCACGAGCCGCAAGCCTCGAAGGCAGCAGACGAGCAGGGTAGCAGCACCGCCGCAGTCCAGGAATCTGCCAAGCCCCAAGAATCTGGAAAGGGCGACGTCACAACGGCGCGCAGCTCCCGCGGGCGTGGTCGTCGCCGTGCGGTGCGCCGCTCGATGAAATCCCAGCAGTCGGTTGTCATTGAGGAGGCGTCACAGGCATCGAAGTCCCGGCAACGCGACGAGACCCCCGCACGGGAGAAGGAAGGTGGGTCCAAGGGGGCGTCGGCACGCCGCAGGGGCGCGCGTGGTAGGCGCCGCGTAACCCGTCGCAGCTCGCGCTAG
- the arsB gene encoding ACR3 family arsenite efflux transporter → MAVSQRPKLSFLDRFLPVWIILAMAAGLLIGHFIPGIGQALGAVEVGGISIPIAIGLLVMMYPPLAKVRYEKTKEIATDGRLMAVSLVLNWLVGPAFMFTLAWLFLADQPELRTGLIIVGLARCIAMVLVWSDLSCADREATAVLVALNSIFQVAMFGVLGWFYLRILPGWLGLDVTSVDFSFWAIVKSVLVFLGIPLLLGVLSRFWGEKAKGREWFENRFLPAVSPLAMIGLLYTIVLLFSLQGEHIVEQPATVARVAVPLVIYFVGMFVLSLGVAKAVGMNYEQSASVAFTAAGNNFELAIAVSIGTFGATSAQALAGTIGPLVEIPVLVGLVYFMLWIGPKLFPGDDTLPR, encoded by the coding sequence ATGGCCGTGTCTCAGCGCCCGAAGTTGTCTTTTCTTGACCGATTTTTACCCGTGTGGATTATTCTGGCGATGGCCGCCGGACTGCTCATCGGCCACTTCATTCCCGGGATTGGCCAAGCCTTGGGCGCCGTTGAAGTGGGCGGGATTTCCATCCCGATCGCCATTGGCCTCCTCGTCATGATGTATCCGCCCTTGGCCAAGGTCCGCTACGAGAAGACCAAGGAAATTGCCACGGATGGCCGTCTCATGGCGGTATCGCTCGTCCTCAACTGGCTGGTGGGGCCGGCGTTTATGTTTACCCTGGCGTGGCTCTTCCTGGCAGACCAGCCGGAGCTGCGTACCGGTCTCATCATTGTGGGCCTTGCCCGCTGTATCGCCATGGTGCTTGTGTGGTCGGACCTCTCGTGCGCTGACCGCGAAGCAACGGCTGTGCTTGTCGCCCTGAACTCCATCTTCCAGGTCGCTATGTTTGGTGTTCTGGGCTGGTTCTACCTTCGCATCCTCCCCGGCTGGTTGGGACTGGATGTGACAAGTGTTGACTTTTCCTTCTGGGCCATTGTCAAGTCCGTGCTCGTCTTCTTGGGCATCCCGCTCCTGTTGGGTGTGCTGTCTCGCTTCTGGGGCGAAAAGGCAAAAGGGCGGGAATGGTTTGAGAACCGCTTTCTCCCAGCCGTATCACCGCTGGCCATGATTGGTCTTCTGTACACGATTGTTCTGCTCTTTTCCCTGCAAGGCGAGCACATTGTGGAGCAGCCTGCAACGGTAGCGCGCGTGGCCGTGCCGCTGGTTATCTACTTTGTGGGCATGTTTGTGCTGTCGCTGGGTGTGGCAAAGGCCGTTGGCATGAACTACGAGCAGTCTGCCAGCGTGGCGTTCACTGCAGCAGGAAACAACTTTGAGCTTGCTATTGCAGTATCCATCGGCACCTTCGGAGCGACGTCTGCTCAAGCCCTTGCAGGAACGATTGGTCCCCTTGTTGAGATCCCAGTCCTCGTTGGTCTGGTCTATTTCATGCTGTGGATTGGTCCGAAACTCTTCCCGGGAGATGACACTCTTCCGCGCTAG
- the rplU gene encoding 50S ribosomal protein L21, with the protein MYAIVKTGGKQYKVAEGDLVKVEKIEGEPGSSVALTPVLLVDGATVKSKAADLEKVSVSAEIVEQGKGPKIDILKYKNKTGYKRRLGHRQPVTTLKITGIK; encoded by the coding sequence ATGTACGCGATCGTCAAGACCGGCGGAAAGCAGTACAAGGTTGCTGAAGGTGACCTCGTCAAGGTCGAGAAGATCGAGGGTGAGCCGGGTTCCTCCGTTGCTCTCACCCCGGTTCTGCTCGTCGATGGCGCAACCGTCAAGTCGAAGGCAGCTGACCTGGAGAAGGTCTCTGTCTCCGCTGAAATTGTCGAGCAGGGCAAGGGCCCGAAGATCGACATCCTCAAGTACAAGAACAAGACTGGTTACAAGCGTCGCCTTGGTCACCGTCAGCCGGTGACCACGCTGAAGATTACCGGTATCAAGTAA
- a CDS encoding ArsR/SmtB family transcription factor, with protein sequence MASSPAPDARARDAECCSLSMGPLSDAEAMHFSQQFKVLADPARLRLLSILCEEGCGPMSVTELTGLTALSQPTVSHHLARLREAGLLSRQQCGRTVTHQVNKDAFAALRTLLSFD encoded by the coding sequence ATGGCTTCCTCCCCCGCCCCCGACGCCCGCGCTCGTGATGCCGAGTGCTGTTCCTTAAGCATGGGCCCGCTCAGCGACGCCGAGGCGATGCATTTTTCGCAACAATTCAAAGTCCTCGCAGACCCAGCCCGCCTTCGTCTCCTGTCCATTCTGTGCGAGGAAGGCTGTGGGCCGATGAGCGTCACGGAGCTCACCGGGCTCACTGCGCTGAGCCAGCCCACGGTCTCCCACCACTTAGCGCGCCTGCGGGAGGCCGGCCTACTATCCAGGCAGCAATGCGGCCGCACCGTCACCCACCAGGTGAACAAAGACGCTTTTGCAGCCTTGCGCACGCTGCTGTCATTCGACTAA